In Bifidobacterium sp. ESL0775, the following are encoded in one genomic region:
- a CDS encoding A/G-specific adenine glycosylase encodes MKQELFAWWDVNARDLPWRFGRTTPWGILISEVMSQQTQMSRVAQYWNNWMDVWPDAASLAKASTAEVITAWGRLGYPRRALRLQECAKVVAEQYHDELPKTYDELVALPGIGDYTASAVMSFAFGERIAVLDTNVRRVLWRTFEGEESFGGATKPEERKLANAVLPQKPKESVIWNEALIELGALVCTAKNPKIDEDPWASHSRFYAAGCPHMGEKRTRPRQSFKGTNRQVRGIVLNALRALADSPSAEMLPRNVADTASSVTSATSTSTSRKSDHAAAKKVRGEERTVLPSLSREEVEKLWPDQIQLDACIASLDEDGLIEIGLDGSLRLPQ; translated from the coding sequence ATGAAGCAGGAACTGTTTGCTTGGTGGGACGTCAACGCGCGCGATCTGCCGTGGCGGTTCGGTCGCACGACGCCGTGGGGCATCCTCATTTCCGAAGTGATGAGCCAGCAGACGCAGATGAGTCGCGTGGCGCAGTATTGGAACAATTGGATGGACGTCTGGCCCGACGCCGCAAGCCTCGCCAAGGCGAGTACGGCCGAGGTCATCACCGCCTGGGGCAGGCTGGGCTATCCGCGCCGCGCATTGCGGCTTCAGGAATGCGCGAAAGTGGTCGCGGAGCAATACCACGACGAGCTTCCGAAAACGTATGACGAACTGGTCGCGCTTCCCGGCATCGGAGACTACACAGCCAGCGCGGTGATGAGCTTCGCGTTCGGCGAGCGCATCGCCGTGCTCGACACCAACGTCCGCCGCGTGCTCTGGCGCACATTCGAGGGCGAGGAATCCTTCGGCGGTGCCACCAAGCCGGAGGAGCGCAAGCTGGCGAACGCCGTGCTGCCGCAAAAGCCCAAGGAAAGCGTGATCTGGAACGAGGCGCTCATCGAGCTGGGCGCGCTGGTCTGCACCGCCAAAAATCCGAAAATTGACGAGGACCCGTGGGCCTCGCACAGCCGCTTCTACGCCGCTGGCTGCCCGCACATGGGGGAGAAGCGCACCCGTCCGCGTCAGAGCTTCAAGGGCACGAACCGCCAGGTGCGCGGCATCGTCCTCAACGCTCTGCGCGCGCTCGCTGACTCGCCTTCCGCAGAGATGCTGCCTAGGAATGTTGCGGACACTGCTTCTTCCGTGACTTCCGCAACTTCCACGTCAACAAGCAGAAAATCCGATCACGCGGCAGCAAAAAAGGTTCGCGGCGAAGAACGTACTGTCTTGCCGAGTCTGTCGCGCGAGGAGGTCGAAAAGCTCTGGCCAGACCAAATCCAGCTTGACGCCTGTATCGCCAGCCTCGATGAGGATGGCCTGATAGAAATCGGCCTTGACGGTTCGTTGCGTTTGCCACAATGA
- a CDS encoding thiolase family protein, with the protein MSADKTRINDDDVVIAASWRTGTGRFRGALSGMSAVEMATDLVKRGLKRSSLSAEIFDQVILGNVLGTGSKQNVARQVQLGAGMPITGTAMSVNQVCGSGLKAIRLAQSAIAMGDADVVLAGGAESMSNATAFARRTGKNEFDLDHWHDTLHYDALNDAFGDYAMGVTAENLAKRFGVGREALDRYAVESQRKAAVAWNAGYFEDEVLPVGGLERDETMRPGTTVEALSKLKPVYESDGMVTAGNTSPLSDGAAVMVVTTAGKARELGLKAQAVIRGYAEVGYRPDQMGYATIPAVKKVLERCRQRVADIDLYEVNEAFATQAWLTREQLGINPERYNISGGALALGHALGASGARILTTLVHNLQRTGKALGVAALCVGGGQGVAMEVENIR; encoded by the coding sequence ATGAGCGCGGACAAAACCAGGATCAATGATGACGATGTGGTCATCGCCGCTTCGTGGCGTACCGGAACCGGCAGATTCCGTGGCGCGTTGAGCGGCATGAGCGCGGTGGAAATGGCGACTGATCTGGTCAAACGCGGGTTGAAGCGCTCCAGCTTGAGCGCCGAGATCTTCGACCAGGTGATTTTGGGCAATGTGCTCGGCACTGGTTCCAAGCAGAATGTGGCGCGGCAGGTGCAGCTCGGCGCGGGCATGCCGATCACCGGCACGGCCATGAGTGTCAACCAGGTCTGCGGTTCCGGGCTCAAGGCGATCCGCTTGGCCCAAAGTGCCATCGCGATGGGCGACGCGGATGTGGTGCTGGCTGGTGGCGCGGAAAGCATGTCGAACGCGACCGCTTTCGCTCGTCGTACCGGTAAGAACGAATTCGACCTCGACCACTGGCACGACACGTTGCATTACGACGCGCTCAACGACGCCTTCGGCGATTACGCCATGGGAGTCACCGCCGAGAACCTAGCGAAGCGTTTCGGCGTGGGCCGCGAGGCCTTGGACCGGTATGCGGTCGAGTCCCAGCGCAAGGCCGCTGTGGCTTGGAATGCCGGATATTTTGAAGACGAAGTGCTGCCGGTCGGCGGGCTTGAACGTGACGAGACGATGCGGCCGGGAACGACCGTTGAGGCGCTTTCCAAGCTCAAGCCGGTTTACGAATCCGATGGCATGGTCACTGCCGGTAATACATCGCCGTTAAGTGATGGGGCGGCGGTTATGGTGGTCACCACCGCAGGCAAGGCGCGCGAGCTTGGCTTGAAGGCGCAGGCCGTGATTCGCGGGTACGCCGAGGTCGGCTATCGGCCCGACCAGATGGGCTACGCCACGATTCCCGCCGTCAAAAAAGTGCTGGAACGTTGCCGGCAGAGGGTCGCCGACATCGATCTGTATGAGGTCAATGAGGCGTTCGCCACCCAGGCGTGGCTGACGCGTGAGCAGTTGGGCATCAACCCGGAGCGGTACAACATCTCCGGCGGGGCGCTCGCGCTGGGGCACGCGCTTGGGGCATCGGGCGCAAGGATATTGACTACGCTGGTCCATAACCTGCAGCGAACCGGCAAGGCGCTCGGCGTCGCGGCGCTGTGCGTCGGCGGCGGGCAGGGCGTGGCCATGGAGGTGGAGAATATACGATGA
- the fucO gene encoding lactaldehyde reductase, which translates to MVYRMIFNQEAYFGRGAIKEIPNVAKTHGFHKAFIVTDPVLLKTGTVKKVTDVLDAAGMPYEIFDNVKPNPPVECIQDGVAKFKSAGADFLIGLGGGSPQDTCKGIGIIAANPEFADVLSLEGTAATKNPSVPIFGVPTTAGTASETTINYVVTDTAKKRKFVAVDPHDIPLVAFVDPDMTDSMPRSLKVATGLDALTHAIEGFVTPGAWELSDCLSLQTIRMIADNLAKSADGDVEAGEKMAYASYITGMAYSNVGLGLVHGMAHALGGLLGVAHGVANGILLAPVMEYNKDYTGEKYRAIAHAFGDQDSYNPDRSIEEVREEAVQRIHKLTVDLGNPTTISEVGAKESDIDGLTENAFVDVCTGGNPRKPTKEDIHAIYESLM; encoded by the coding sequence ATGGTGTATCGTATGATCTTCAACCAGGAAGCCTATTTCGGGCGCGGCGCGATCAAGGAGATCCCGAACGTCGCCAAGACGCACGGCTTCCACAAGGCTTTCATCGTCACCGACCCGGTGCTGCTTAAGACCGGAACCGTCAAGAAGGTCACCGACGTGCTCGACGCCGCCGGCATGCCTTACGAAATCTTCGACAACGTCAAGCCGAACCCGCCGGTGGAATGCATCCAGGACGGCGTGGCGAAGTTCAAGAGCGCAGGCGCCGACTTCCTGATCGGATTGGGCGGCGGCTCGCCGCAGGACACCTGCAAGGGCATCGGCATCATCGCCGCGAACCCTGAGTTCGCCGACGTGCTTTCGCTGGAAGGCACCGCAGCCACCAAGAACCCGTCCGTGCCAATCTTCGGCGTGCCCACCACCGCCGGGACCGCTTCGGAGACCACCATTAACTATGTGGTCACCGACACCGCCAAGAAGCGCAAGTTCGTAGCCGTTGACCCGCATGACATCCCGCTGGTCGCCTTTGTCGATCCGGACATGACCGACTCGATGCCGCGCAGCCTCAAGGTGGCCACCGGCCTCGACGCCCTGACCCATGCCATCGAGGGCTTCGTCACCCCGGGCGCCTGGGAGCTTTCCGACTGCCTCTCTCTGCAGACGATTCGTATGATCGCCGACAATCTTGCCAAGTCCGCCGACGGCGACGTAGAAGCGGGCGAGAAGATGGCCTATGCCTCCTATATCACCGGCATGGCGTATTCCAACGTCGGCCTCGGCCTCGTGCACGGCATGGCCCACGCGCTGGGCGGTCTGCTCGGCGTCGCGCACGGCGTGGCGAACGGCATCCTACTTGCGCCCGTGATGGAATACAACAAGGATTACACCGGCGAGAAGTACCGCGCCATCGCCCATGCCTTCGGCGACCAGGATTCCTACAATCCCGACCGTTCGATCGAGGAAGTGCGCGAAGAGGCCGTACAGAGGATCCACAAGCTCACCGTCGACCTCGGCAACCCGACCACCATCAGCGAAGTCGGTGCCAAGGAAAGCGACATCGATGGCCTGACCGAGAACGCCTTCGTGGACGTCTGCACCGGCGGCAACCCGCGCAAGCCCACCAAGGAAGACATCCATGCCATCTATGAGAGCCTGATGTAA
- a CDS encoding PFL family protein produces the protein MLNIMEVRETNQMIEQEKLDVRTITMGISLLDCAASDVDTVCDNIYDKITDKARDLVKVGKAIERDFGIPIVNKRITVTPIALVGASSCKSPADFVKIAHALDRAAKKVGVDLIGGYTALVSKSMTPAERMLIESIPQALSETDIVCSSVNVGSTKTGIDMDAVELLGHAIKDTAYATRDNDSYGCVKFVAFCNAPDDNPFMAGGFHGVTEGDVVVNVGVSGPGVVSRALDEAKGKDFEFLCETIKRTAFKITRVGQLVAQEASKRLGVPFGIIDLSLAPTAAVGDSVGEVLEKIGLDQVGAPGTTAALAMLNDQVKKGGIMASSYVGGLSGAFIPVSEDKNMIDAAASGCLTIEKLEAMTCVCSVGLDMIAIPGETTASTISGMIADEAAIGMVNQKTTAVRVIPVYGKGVGEVANFGGLMGYAPIIPVNQTSCEAFVTRGGRIPAPIHSFKN, from the coding sequence ATGCTGAACATTATGGAGGTCCGCGAGACCAATCAGATGATCGAGCAGGAAAAGCTCGACGTGCGCACCATCACCATGGGCATTTCGCTGCTCGACTGCGCGGCCTCGGACGTGGACACGGTCTGCGACAACATCTACGACAAGATCACCGACAAAGCCCGCGATCTGGTGAAAGTCGGCAAGGCCATCGAGCGCGACTTCGGCATCCCGATCGTCAACAAGCGCATCACCGTCACCCCGATCGCCTTGGTGGGCGCGAGTTCCTGCAAGTCGCCGGCCGATTTTGTCAAGATCGCCCACGCGCTCGATCGCGCGGCCAAGAAGGTCGGCGTCGACCTGATCGGCGGCTATACGGCGCTGGTCTCCAAGTCGATGACGCCGGCAGAGCGCATGCTCATCGAATCGATTCCCCAGGCGTTATCCGAAACCGATATCGTCTGCTCGTCGGTCAACGTCGGTTCGACCAAAACCGGCATCGACATGGACGCCGTCGAGCTGCTTGGCCACGCCATCAAAGACACCGCCTACGCCACACGCGACAACGACAGCTACGGTTGCGTGAAATTCGTGGCCTTCTGCAACGCTCCCGACGACAACCCGTTCATGGCCGGCGGTTTCCACGGCGTCACCGAAGGCGATGTGGTCGTCAACGTCGGCGTTTCCGGGCCCGGCGTGGTTTCTCGCGCGCTCGACGAGGCCAAGGGCAAGGATTTCGAGTTTCTGTGCGAGACCATCAAACGCACCGCCTTCAAGATCACCCGCGTCGGCCAACTCGTGGCGCAGGAGGCCTCGAAGCGGCTCGGCGTGCCTTTCGGCATCATCGATCTGTCGCTGGCTCCCACGGCAGCCGTCGGCGATTCGGTGGGCGAGGTCTTGGAGAAGATCGGCCTCGATCAGGTCGGCGCCCCCGGCACCACCGCGGCGCTCGCGATGTTGAACGACCAGGTCAAGAAGGGCGGCATCATGGCCTCCTCATACGTCGGTGGACTTTCCGGCGCCTTCATCCCGGTCTCCGAAGACAAGAACATGATCGACGCGGCCGCCTCCGGTTGCCTCACCATCGAAAAGCTCGAGGCGATGACCTGCGTCTGCTCGGTCGGCCTTGACATGATCGCCATCCCCGGTGAGACCACGGCCTCCACGATTTCCGGCATGATCGCCGACGAGGCCGCCATCGGCATGGTCAACCAGAAGACCACCGCGGTGCGCGTCATTCCGGTCTATGGCAAAGGCGTCGGCGAGGTGGCCAATTTCGGCGGCCTGATGGGCTACGCCCCGATCATCCCCGTCAACCAGACCTCCTGCGAGGCCTTCGTGACCCGCGGTGGCCGCATCCCCGCCCCCATCCACAGCTTCAAGAACTGA
- a CDS encoding ACT domain-containing protein, which translates to MDKAVITVVGQDTVGIIAQVCTYLSQHKVNVLDISQTIIEGFFNMMMIVDYSKSDEEFSALVDGLEALGEKIGVRIRCQREEIFTKMHRV; encoded by the coding sequence ATGGATAAAGCGGTCATCACGGTGGTCGGGCAGGACACGGTCGGCATCATCGCGCAGGTCTGCACGTATCTTTCGCAGCACAAAGTCAATGTTCTCGACATCTCGCAGACCATCATCGAGGGGTTCTTCAACATGATGATGATTGTCGACTACAGCAAGTCCGACGAGGAGTTCTCGGCGTTGGTAGACGGCCTCGAGGCCCTCGGCGAGAAGATCGGCGTGCGCATCCGCTGCCAGCGCGAGGAAATTTTCACGAAGATGCACCGGGTCTGA
- a CDS encoding hydroxymethylglutaryl-CoA reductase encodes MTKFYELSTGERLAQLRSEGVIDDDDLHILTDEPALPTAVAANMVENQIGNFPVPLGLADHFVIDGEALRVPMAVEEPSVIAAASNAAHRIARAGGFRTSVRRDGITAQIVFMKSGSASSLGNHGGRMPAEKPGRVGEPDGGNGDFMATKTQSHDLSQTDNGGLATFVREHEAEIRKVAQDAHPSLETHGGGLRKITASVSDEEFSEIDLLIDPGDAMGANVVNTIAEAVAKYCAEQLDGLDLLMAILSNYAQNQRAQSEARIDFDNLSTRDMDGEQVARRIVAAARFAEISPLRVATHNKGIMNGINAVVLATGNDTRNINAAAYADLNGQRRTWTQWSIDEEHRQLVGSIDIPLPLGSVGGAMSTLPMAKLSLKLLHHPDAKRLMGIVASVGLASNLSAMRALVTRGIQEGHMNLQFKSLAMSAGAKPDELEQVVAALRANPANANLETAKRLLNQLRSAQNNQ; translated from the coding sequence ATGACGAAATTCTACGAGCTTTCCACGGGTGAGCGGCTTGCGCAATTACGCAGCGAAGGCGTGATCGATGACGATGACCTGCACATATTGACCGACGAACCGGCGCTGCCGACCGCCGTGGCCGCCAATATGGTGGAGAACCAGATCGGCAATTTCCCTGTGCCGCTTGGTTTGGCCGATCATTTTGTGATTGACGGCGAGGCGTTGCGGGTGCCGATGGCCGTCGAGGAGCCGTCGGTGATTGCCGCCGCCAGCAATGCCGCGCATCGAATCGCCCGTGCCGGAGGCTTCCGCACATCGGTGCGCCGCGATGGTATCACCGCACAGATTGTGTTTATGAAAAGCGGTTCCGCATCGTCTTTGGGCAATCATGGTGGGCGTATGCCTGCGGAAAAGCCGGGCCGGGTCGGAGAGCCCGATGGAGGCAATGGCGATTTCATGGCAACTAAGACACAAAGCCATGATTTATCACAAACCGATAATGGTGGTCTTGCGACATTCGTGCGTGAGCATGAGGCGGAAATCCGCAAGGTCGCGCAGGACGCTCATCCGAGCCTGGAAACGCATGGGGGAGGGTTGCGCAAGATCACTGCTTCGGTGTCCGACGAAGAGTTTTCCGAAATCGATTTGTTGATCGACCCGGGCGACGCGATGGGTGCCAATGTGGTCAACACCATCGCCGAGGCGGTCGCCAAGTATTGTGCCGAGCAGCTTGACGGGCTTGACTTGCTGATGGCGATACTTTCCAACTATGCCCAAAACCAGCGTGCACAATCTGAGGCGCGTATCGATTTCGATAACCTGTCGACCCGCGACATGGATGGCGAGCAGGTCGCGCGTCGTATCGTTGCGGCCGCTCGGTTCGCGGAGATCTCGCCGTTGCGCGTGGCCACGCACAACAAAGGCATTATGAACGGGATCAACGCTGTGGTGCTGGCGACTGGCAACGACACCAGGAATATCAATGCCGCCGCCTACGCCGACCTCAACGGGCAACGCCGGACTTGGACGCAATGGTCTATCGACGAGGAACATCGTCAGCTGGTCGGCAGCATCGACATTCCACTGCCGTTGGGCAGTGTGGGTGGTGCGATGTCGACGCTGCCGATGGCCAAGTTGAGCCTCAAGCTGCTGCACCATCCGGACGCCAAGCGGCTGATGGGCATCGTCGCCAGCGTCGGCCTCGCCTCCAACCTTTCCGCGATGCGGGCGCTTGTGACGCGCGGCATCCAGGAAGGCCACATGAACCTCCAGTTCAAAAGCCTCGCGATGTCCGCCGGAGCCAAGCCGGACGAACTTGAGCAAGTCGTCGCAGCGCTTCGCGCCAACCCGGCGAATGCCAATCTGGAAACCGCCAAAAGACTCCTGAACCAACTCCGTAGCGCCCAAAACAACCAATGA
- a CDS encoding tRNA (cytidine(34)-2'-O)-methyltransferase, giving the protein MTDAAQTAGNAGNPENKVTDMYEYGYRKSNYGPDELVTDAHGNPISVVDAMMSAKDASEAKTVTPHLCYYSPRIPGNTGSAIRLCAVTGTILHLIEPLGFNLKDTKLRRAGLDYHDMAHVVLHPDFDDLVKSMPNSRIIAFTAHATKLYTDVQYKPTDILLFGPEPGNIPDPMDIMAGPHVAEQVRLPMRPSLRSLNLTNCASIAIYEAWRQLGFQGGE; this is encoded by the coding sequence ATGACAGATGCAGCGCAAACGGCGGGGAACGCCGGAAATCCCGAGAACAAAGTCACCGATATGTACGAATACGGCTATCGCAAGTCCAATTACGGGCCAGACGAGCTCGTGACCGACGCGCATGGCAACCCCATCAGCGTGGTCGACGCGATGATGAGCGCCAAGGACGCCAGCGAGGCCAAGACCGTGACGCCGCACCTGTGCTACTACTCCCCTCGCATCCCCGGCAACACCGGCTCCGCCATCCGTCTGTGCGCCGTGACCGGGACGATCCTGCACCTGATCGAGCCGCTCGGCTTCAATCTCAAGGACACCAAGCTGCGCCGCGCCGGCCTTGATTACCACGACATGGCCCACGTCGTGCTGCATCCCGATTTCGACGACCTCGTCAAGTCCATGCCCAACTCACGCATCATCGCGTTCACCGCGCACGCCACCAAGCTCTACACCGACGTGCAATACAAGCCGACCGATATCCTCCTGTTCGGCCCGGAGCCGGGCAACATCCCCGACCCGATGGACATCATGGCCGGCCCGCACGTCGCCGAGCAGGTGCGCCTGCCGATGCGGCCATCCTTGCGTTCGCTGAACCTTACCAACTGCGCCTCCATCGCCATCTACGAGGCCTGGCGTCAGCTGGGCTTCCAAGGCGGGGAATAA
- a CDS encoding hydroxymethylglutaryl-CoA synthase produces the protein MMYDNNAAANVKAGIDKINFYTPNHYLNLVDLAKVRGVDPNKYLIGIGQSKMSVAALDQDIVAMAANAAEPMLSAEDRQQIGLLIVATESGIDQSKAAALFMQDLLKLTGNLRAIEIKEACYGATAGIQLACDYVRSHPGRKALVIASDIARYGLDTPGEVTQGAGAVAMLITSNPAILAIEPESIYESRSTGDFWRPNYSTVAFARGKFSEEIYVSMFEEVWGKAQRQGMANPETLQALLFHIPFSKMGRKGLRTLGNGKIAEADYTRLTERFERSIVYGKEVGNIYTGSIYLALLSLLENDESLKVGDRIGLYSYGSGSVAELYFGTLQPGYRQRLDAQAHRDLLDHRERLSMPEYEAMFSAQLVTDGSEQDLGRSDHSEAATHYLTGIKDHERQYR, from the coding sequence ATGATGTATGACAATAATGCAGCCGCCAATGTCAAGGCCGGCATTGACAAAATCAACTTCTACACGCCCAATCATTACCTCAATTTGGTTGATTTGGCCAAGGTTCGCGGCGTGGATCCGAACAAATACCTGATCGGCATCGGGCAGAGCAAAATGTCGGTCGCCGCGCTCGACCAAGACATCGTCGCCATGGCCGCCAACGCCGCGGAACCCATGCTTTCCGCCGAAGACCGTCAACAAATCGGCCTGCTGATCGTCGCCACGGAAAGTGGCATCGACCAGTCCAAGGCCGCGGCGCTGTTCATGCAGGACCTGCTGAAGCTCACTGGCAATCTCCGCGCCATCGAAATCAAGGAAGCCTGCTACGGCGCGACCGCCGGCATCCAGCTCGCCTGCGATTACGTGCGCAGCCACCCCGGCCGCAAGGCCCTCGTCATCGCCTCCGACATCGCCCGCTACGGTCTTGACACGCCGGGTGAGGTGACGCAGGGAGCCGGTGCGGTGGCCATGCTCATCACCAGCAATCCGGCCATCCTTGCCATCGAACCGGAATCCATCTACGAAAGCCGCAGCACCGGCGATTTCTGGCGTCCCAATTACTCCACCGTCGCCTTCGCGCGCGGCAAGTTCTCGGAGGAGATCTATGTCAGCATGTTCGAGGAGGTCTGGGGCAAGGCGCAAAGGCAGGGAATGGCGAATCCCGAAACCCTGCAGGCGCTGCTCTTCCATATCCCATTCTCGAAAATGGGGCGCAAGGGCCTGCGAACACTGGGCAACGGCAAAATCGCCGAGGCTGATTACACCCGCCTCACCGAGCGATTCGAGCGAAGCATCGTCTATGGCAAAGAGGTTGGCAACATCTACACGGGCTCGATCTATCTCGCCTTGCTCTCGTTGCTCGAAAACGACGAAAGCCTCAAGGTAGGTGATCGCATCGGCTTGTATTCCTACGGTTCCGGTTCCGTGGCCGAGCTCTATTTCGGCACGTTGCAACCCGGTTACCGGCAGCGTCTGGATGCGCAAGCTCACCGCGATTTACTTGATCATCGCGAGCGCCTGAGCATGCCCGAGTACGAAGCGATGTTCAGTGCCCAACTTGTCACGGATGGTTCCGAACAGGACCTTGGCCGCAGTGATCACAGCGAAGCCGCCACGCACTATCTCACCGGTATTAAGGACCATGAACGGCAGTATCGATGA
- the galK gene encoding galactokinase: MRDVQYLEPLDAKDAVGQVAELFVDTFGEAPAGVWSAPGRVNLIGEHTDYNAGLCLPIALPYRTFVAVAPKESGVARVVSSFGDRKPVVADLDGLKARDVDGWAAYPIGVAWALREAGFDAVKGFDAAFVSCVPVGGGLSSSAAMTCSTALALDDIFDLGFGGSDEGRVTLIQAAMKAENDMAGASTGGLDQNASMRCTPNHALLLDCRPELDALHSVSQQPFDLDSLGLELLVVDTQANHQLNDGQYEARRSMCEEAAKALGVDNLRVVADRISQSAGDDSDAAQAGLQEVLDRLPDETMRKRVRHVVTEIWRVPEFVKAFAAGDVKEAGRLFNASHDSLAKDYEVTVPELDVAVDVARKHGAYGARMTGGGFGGSIIALVDKGQGRAVAQAVADEFAHQGFHAPRALAAVASDSAHREA; the protein is encoded by the coding sequence ATCAGAGATGTGCAATACCTTGAGCCGCTTGATGCCAAGGACGCCGTCGGACAGGTCGCCGAGTTGTTCGTGGATACGTTCGGCGAGGCGCCTGCCGGGGTATGGTCCGCGCCGGGGCGCGTGAACTTGATTGGCGAGCACACCGACTACAACGCCGGACTTTGCCTGCCTATCGCCCTGCCGTACCGCACGTTTGTCGCCGTGGCCCCGAAGGAAAGCGGCGTGGCCCGCGTTGTCTCCAGTTTCGGCGACCGCAAGCCGGTGGTCGCCGATTTGGATGGCCTCAAGGCGCGGGATGTCGACGGCTGGGCCGCCTATCCGATCGGCGTGGCCTGGGCGTTGCGCGAGGCCGGTTTTGACGCGGTGAAGGGCTTTGACGCCGCGTTCGTCTCGTGCGTGCCGGTCGGCGGCGGGCTGAGCTCGTCTGCCGCGATGACCTGTTCCACGGCGCTCGCGCTTGACGACATCTTCGACTTGGGCTTTGGCGGCAGCGACGAGGGTCGGGTCACGCTGATTCAGGCCGCGATGAAGGCCGAAAACGACATGGCTGGGGCCTCCACGGGCGGGCTTGACCAGAACGCCTCCATGCGTTGCACGCCAAACCATGCGCTGTTGCTGGATTGCCGTCCGGAGCTCGACGCGCTGCACAGCGTCTCGCAGCAGCCGTTTGATTTGGATTCGCTTGGGTTGGAGCTGCTCGTGGTCGATACGCAGGCGAACCACCAGCTCAACGACGGTCAGTACGAGGCTCGCCGCAGCATGTGCGAGGAGGCGGCAAAAGCGCTGGGCGTCGATAACCTGCGCGTGGTCGCCGACCGCATTTCGCAGAGCGCCGGCGATGATTCCGACGCCGCCCAAGCCGGCTTGCAGGAGGTGCTCGACCGGCTGCCGGACGAGACGATGAGAAAGCGCGTGCGCCATGTCGTCACCGAGATTTGGCGCGTGCCGGAGTTTGTGAAGGCGTTCGCCGCCGGAGACGTGAAGGAGGCAGGACGCCTGTTCAACGCCTCCCATGATTCGTTGGCCAAGGATTACGAGGTCACCGTTCCCGAGCTGGATGTGGCTGTTGATGTCGCTCGCAAGCACGGCGCGTACGGTGCCCGCATGACCGGCGGCGGTTTCGGCGGGTCCATCATCGCGCTGGTCGACAAGGGCCAGGGCCGTGCCGTGGCGCAGGCCGTCGCCGACGAGTTCGCGCATCAGGGCTTCCATGCCCCGCGTGCCTTGGCGGCCGTCGCCTCGGATTCGGCGCACCGCGAGGCGTAA